GCCGACGATCGGCTGAGCGCAGCAGACAAGGGCCTGCCCGCCCGCGCCGACGGACTCACGGTGCGCGAGTTCCTCGCGACCGAACCGGCGCTCGCGGAGTTCTGGACCCCGCTGCTCGCGCTCGACGAGCGGGCGCTCGCGCACAACGCCTCGGTGATCCAGGACTGGTGCGACGATCGCGGTCTCGAACTCATGCCGCACGGCAAGACCACGATGGCCCCGGCCCTCTGGCAGCTCCAGCTCGACGCCGGCGCCACCGGGCTCACCCTCGCGACCCCCGGGCAGGTGCGTACGGCGCGCTCGTTCGGCATCGCCTCGATCATGATCGCGAACACGCTCGTCGCGCCGGCCGCGCTCGCGTTCATCGCCGGCGAACTCGCCGACCCCGACTTCGCGTTCCGCTCGTGGGTCGACTCGGTCGAGACCGTCGAGGCGATGGAGCACGGCCTCGCAGGTCTCGCACTCCCCCGCCCGATCGACGTCCTCGTCGAGCTCGGCGGGGCCGGCGGCCGCACGGGCGCTCGCGGCGTCGACGAGGCCGTGCGCATCGCCGAGCGCGTCGCCGCGTCGCCAGTGCTGCGGCTCGCGGGCACCGCCGGCTACGAGGGCAGCCTCGGCCACGATCGCTCCCCCGCGGTGCTCGACGCCGTGCGCGGCTACCTCGCCGAGATGCTCGCGGTGCACGCGGCCGTACGCGGCCTCGCCGACGGCGAGCTCATCGTCACCGCCGGCGGCAGCGCGTACCTGGAACTGGTCGCCGAGGTGTTCGCGCCCGCGATCGCCGAGGAGGGCACCGGCACCCGCTGGATCCTCCGCTCGGGCGCCTCGCTCCTGCACGACGACGGCTTCTACCACGGCATCTCGCCGATCGACGGCGAGCTCACGCCCGCGATGCGCGGCTACGCCCGCGTCGTCTCGCACCCCGAGCCGGGCCTCGCGCTGCTCGACGGCGGCAAGCGCGACTTCCCCTACGACGAGGGCCTGCCCGTGCCGTTCGGCGTCGCCGAGGCACCCAGTGCCGTCGAGCGGCAGCTCGCCGGGGCATCCGTGACCGCGCTCAACGACCAGCACGCGTACCTCCGCGCCGACGGCCCGCTCGATCTCGCCATCGGCGAGGTCGTGTCGCTCGGCCTCTCGCACCCGTGCACGGCGTTCGACAAGTGGCGCCTCATCCCGGTCGTCGAGGGCGGCGGTTCCGACCGGGTGGTCGCGCTCGTGCGCACGTTCTTCTAGGAGCCCCGGTGTCGATCCTCATCCGAGACGTGATCGTCGTCGATGCCGACGGCGTCGGCGCCGAGGCATCCGATGTGCTCGTCGACGGCGAGCGCATCGCTCGCATCGCGCCGGCGGGCTCCGTCGACACCGGCGACGCTCACCTCGTCGACGGCCGCGGCCGGCTGCTCATGCCCGGCTTCGTCGACGCGCACTCGCACGCCGACGGCGCGCTGTTCGACTCCGACGTGCAGCTCGCCCTGCTGCGCCAGGGCGTCACGACCGTCATCGGCGGCCAGGACGGGGTCTCGTACGCCCCGGGCGACGGCGCCTACGCCACCGAGTACTTCGCCGCGATCAACGGCGGCCACCCGGGCTATCGCGGCGGCGGGGTCGCCGCCCTGCTCGCCGCCTACGACGGCGCCACCGCGGTGAACGCCGGCACGCTCGTGCCAGCGGGCACCGTGCGATTCGTGGTCTCGGGTCGGTCGACGGATGCCGCATCACCCGCCGAGCTCGCCCGCATGCGTGCCCTCGTGGCCGAGGGCCTCGCCGACGGCGCCCTCGGGCTCTCGACGGGCCTCGACTACGTGCCGGGCATCTTCGCCGACACCGAGGAACTCGCCGCCCTCGCGGCACCCGTCGCCGAAGTGGGAGCCGTCTACGTCTCGCACATGCGCGGCGGCTACGAGGCGAACTCCGCCGCGGGCATCGCCGAGGTGGCCGCGATCGCACGCAGCTCGGGTGCGCGCGTGCACGTCTCGCACTTCCACGCCGAGCCGCACCTTGTGCGGGAGCTCGTCGCCGAGCTCGACCTCGCCGGCGTCGACGCGACCTTCGACGCCTACCCGTACACGCGCGGCTGCTCGATCCTCGCGATGCCGATCCTGCCTGCCACCCTCACCGTGCAGCCCACCGCCGACGTCGTCGCCGAGCTCGCCGACCCCGCGGCGCGCGCCCGGCTCCGCCGGGAGTGGTTCCCGACGATCACGCGCTCCGCGAGCCTCGGCCCGGAGTGGCCGTCGATGCTCACGCTCGCCCATGTCGCGGCGCCCGAGTACGACTGGGCGCACGGCCTCACGATCGCGCAGGGGGCTGCCGAGGCATCCGCTCGCTCGGGCACCTCGATCGACGCGATCGACTTCGCCCTCGACGTGCTCGTCGCCTCGCGGCTCGAGGTCGGCGCCGTGATGGCCGTGCAGCACGAACGCAGCGATACCGGGCTCGCGGAGATCCTGTCGCACCCGGCGGCCATCGGCGGCTCCGACGGCATCTTCATCGGCCGCCACCCGCACCCGCGGGCGCGCGGCTCGTTCGCGCGGTTCCTCTCGATGCTCGTGCGCGAGCAGGCCGCGCTCGGCTGGGCGGATGCCGCGGCGCTCGTCTCCTCGCGCGCGGCGGCCCGGTTCGGGCTCGGCGACCGCGGCGCGGTGCGCGAGGGCCGCATCGCCGACCTCGTGCTCGTCGACCCCGATGCCGTGCGCGCGACCGCGAGCTACGGGGAGCCGCTCGGGCTCGCGGTCGGCATCGACGATGTGCTCGTGGCGGGCGTGCCCGTGCTCGCGGGCGGCGCGCTCACCGGAGCGACGCCCGGCCGCGGCATCCGTCGGTCGCCTGGTGCCGCCGCCCTCGGTCCGGGACCACTCATGTCGCACCGGACCGCCGACATACCTGGTCCCGTGGTACACGAGTGGTCCCGAGGCATCGAAGCAGAGGAACAGGAGGCCTGACATGTCGCAGAGCGTGAAACGCGCCGCCCGCATCATCGACGCGATCGCGGCCGACCCGCGCACCGTCGCCGAGCTCGCCGAGGCCTTCGAGCTGCACCGGTCGACGATGTTCCGGGAGTTGCAGGCACTCGAGGAGGTCGGTTGGGTGCGCCGGCGCGCATCGGGCCGCTACACCCTCGGCACCCGGCTCGCCGCACTGTCGAAGGAGGCGCTCGACTCCCTCGACCTGCGCGAGGCGGGTGCCGAGCACGTGCGCCGGCTGCAGCGCCGTACCGGCAACACCGTGCACCTCGCAGCGCTCATGGACCGCTCGATCGTCTACGTCGACAAGGCCGAAGACGAGTCGGGCGTGCGCATGTACTCCCGCATCGGCCGCGCGGTCATCCCCAACTGCTCGGCAGTCGGCAAGGCGATCCTCGCCGACCTCGACCGTGCGGGCCGCGACGCGGTGCTCGCCGGGGTCACCTGGGAGCGGTACACCGAGCTGACCATCACCACGCGCGAGCGCCTCGACCGCGAGCTCGCCCTCGTGCGCTCCCGCGGCTGGGCCGCCGACGACCGCGAGTTCGAGGACTTCGTCAACTGCATCGCCGTGCCGATCCGCAGTTCGCTCGGCATCGTCGGCGCGCTCTCGGTCACGGCGATCCGCATGGTCGCCGACCTCGACCGGTTGCGGGCGCACCTGCCCGCGATGCGCGAGACCGCCGACGCCATCGCGCGAGAACTCGGCTGACGCTCCCACCGCTTCCCCATCCACCGACCCGCCATCGCACAGGAGGAACCATGTCCAAGATCGCCGTCACCCTCTCGAACGCCCCGAAGCCCGCAGGCCCCTACAGCCACGGCGTCGTCGCGAACGGATTCCTCTACACCGCCGGGTTCGGCCCGCAGGACCCGGCCACCGGCGAGGTCGTGCCGGGCGGCGCCGCCGAGCAGACCCGCCAGGTGCTGCGCAACATCGGCGCCGTGCTCGCCGAGTACGACCTGTCGTTCGACGATGTCGTGAAGGTCACCGCCCACCTCGAAGACCTGGCGGACTTCGCGGAGTACAACGGCGCCTACGCCGAGTTCTTCACCGAGCCCTATCCCGTTCGCACCACGGTGGGCTCGCGCCTCGCGAACATCCTCGTCGAGATCGACGTCGTCGCCGCGATCCCGCAGGGCTGAGCGAGCACCGAAGACAGCGGATGCCCCGTGGCCGATCGGCCACGGGGCATCCGTCGTTCGAGGCTAGACCGCCGCGGGCAGCTTCGCCGCCACGAGCTCCGCGATCTGCACGGCGTTCAGCGCCGCGCCCTTGCGCAGGTTGTCGTTCGAGACGAAGAGCACGAGACCCTTGCCCTCGGGCGCCGACTGGTCTTGACGGATGCGGCCGACGTAGCTCGGATCGGTGCCCGCCGCCTGCAGCGGGGTGGGCACGTCGGAGAGCTCGACGCCCGGTGCCGCGGCGAGCAGCTCGGTCGCGCGCTCGGGCGTGATCTCGTTCGCGAACTCGACGTGGAGCGAGAGCGAGTGGCCCGTGAACACCGGCACGCGCACGCAGGTGCCCGCGACGCGCAGGCCAGGCAGCTCGAGGATCTTGCGGCTCTCGTTGCGGAGCTTCTTCTCTTCGTCGGTCTCGAGGTCGCCGTCGTCGACGATCGAGCCGGCGAGCGGGATCACGTCGAACGCGATCGTGCGCGGGAACTTCTCGGCAGTTGGGAACTCGACCGCGGCACCGTCTTGCACGAGGCCGATCGCGTCTTGCGCGACCGCGGCGCGCGTCTGCTCGAGCAGCTCCTCGCCGCCCGCGAGACCGGCGCCCGAGACCGCCTGGTACGTGCTCACGATGAGTCGTTCGAGGCCGGCCTCGTCGTGCAGCACCTTCAGCACGGGCATCGCGGCCATCGTGGTGCAGTTCGGGTTCGCGATGATGCCCTTCACGGCCTGGTCGATCGCGTGCGGGTTCACCTCGCTGACGACGAGCGGAACGTCGGGGTCCATGCGCCAGCCGCTCGAGTTGTCGATCACGGTGACGCCGGCGGCGGCGAAGCGCGGCGCCTGGGCCTTCGAGAGCGTGGCACCGGCGGAGAAGATCGCGAGGTCGAGACCGCTCGGGTCGGCGGTCGAGGCGTCTTCGACGACGATCTCCTCGCCCTTCCACGGCAGCGTCGTTCCGGCGGAGCGCGCCGAGGCGAAGTAGCGGATGGAGGCGACCGGGAAGTCGCGCTCCTCGAGCAGGCGACGCACGACCGCGCCGACCTGACCGGTGGCGCCGACGACGCCGATGTTCACTCCGTTGGTGTTGCCCACGTGCACTCCTCAATCGCCCGCCGGCCATCAGGCCGCCGGGAAGCGTTCTTCCATTGTCCCAGCCCGGGCGGCGCCGCCCGGCGGTTCGCGGAACCTTGGCAGGATTGCCCCGGGATCCGCGAGGATTTCGATGATCGAGCGGATGCGGCATCCGCTCGACCTGCGATCAGGCGATCAGCGCCCGGTGCCGCCGTGCACGACCGCGTCGTCGTCGCCGTCGAGCTCGAACGCCGAGTGCACGGCACGAGCTGCGGCGTGCACGCTGTCGGCGCGCGTGACGACCGAGATGCGGATCTCGCTGGTCGAGATCATCTCGATGTTGATGCCGGCCGTGTAGAGGGCCTCGAACAGGCGGGCGGACACGCCTGCGGCCGAGCGCATGGCGGCGCCGACGAGCGAGAGCTTGCCGATCTGGTCGTCGTACTGCAGCGAGAGGAAGCCGATGGCCTCCTGCGCGCCCGCGAGCGCCGTGAGCGCGCGCTCGCCGTCGGACTTCGGCAGGGTGAAGGAGATGTCGGTGCGGCCCGTCGAGGCGGCGGAGACGTTCTGCACGATCATGTCGACGTTCGCGTTCGTGCCGGCGACGATCTTGAAGATCTTCGCGGCGACGCCCGGCTTGTCGGGCACGCCGACGACCGTGATCTTGGCCTCGGTCAGGTCGACCGCGACACCTGCGATGACGGACTCTTCCACAGCTTCTCCTTCGGGAAGGCGCGCGGGGTCGTAGACGATGGTCCCCTCGCTGTTGTTGAACGACGAGCGCACATGCAGGGTCACGCCGTGGCGGCGTGCGTATTCCACTGCGCGGATGTGCAGGACCTTGGCGCCGGATGCCGCGAGCTCGAGCATCTCCTCGCTCGTGATCCGATCGAGCTTCCGGGCCTTCTTCACGATCCGGGGGTCGGAGGTGAAGACGCCGTCGACGTCGGTGTAGATCTCGCAGACATCCGCGTCGAGCGCGGCCGCGAGCGCGACGGCGGTCGTGTCGCTGCCGCCGCGGCCGAGCGTGGTGATGTCGCGGGTGTCGCGGTTGAAGCCCTGGAAGCCGGCGACGATGACGATCGCGCCGTCGTCGAGTGCCTCACGCAGGCGAACCGGCGTGACGTCGACGATGCGGGCGGCGCCGTGCGTGGCATCCGTGATCATGCCGGCCTGGCTGCCCGTGAACGAGCGCGCCTCGTGGCCCATGCCCTTGATCGCCATCGCGAGCAGCGCCATCGAGATGCGCTCGCCGGCGGAGAGCAGCATGTCGAGCTCGCGCGGCGCGGGAAGGGGGGTGACCTCGTTGGCGAGGTCGAGCAGTTCGTCGGTCGAGTCGCCCATCGCGGAGACCGCCACGACGACGTCGTTGCCGGCCTTGCGGGTCTCGACGATGCGCTTGGCGACCCGCTTGATGCTCTCCGCGTCGGCGACGGACGACCCGCCGAACTTCTGCACGATCAAGCTCACGTGGTCTCCCAGGGGTGGTTTGCTGGCTGCCGCTCGGGTGGCCGGCGCCGGAAGCACCATCATACGGCGGCCCCGCATGCGCTCCCGGCTATGTGACGTTCACCGGGGCGACGGTAGCGTGTTCCCATGACGGAGCCGCTCGCGAGCTGGTCGGAGTTCAACGTCGCCATGGTGGGCGCCACCGCTGCCCTCGCCGGTCTGCTCATCGTGGCGATGTCGGTGAACATCGCGGAGATCATGAAGTCGGTGACGCTGCCGCCCCGGGCCGCCTCCTCGATCGCGGCCCTCGTGCTGGCGATCACGGCGAGCGCGTTCGGGCTGATCCCCGGCCAGCCCGTCACGGCCTACGGCATCGAGGTGCTCGTCGCGGCGCTGATCGCCGCCCTCTTCCAGGTGCATGCGATCCGAGTGGTCGCCGGTGAACGCGGCGTCGCGCCGATGGAACGGCTGCTGAAGAGCATCGCCGGGGTGCTTCCGGTCGCGGCCTTCCTCGCAGGCGCCGTGCTCGTCATCGTCGGCACGGTCGAGGTCGGCCTCATCGCCATGGCGATCGGCTCGGTGCTCAGCATCATCGCGGCCCTGATCATCGCGTGGGTCGTGCTCGTCGAGGTGCTGCGATGACGACTCAGCCCTTGTGCGATCGCGGCATGTACCACTCGGTGAACTCGGTCGCTCGGCCGTCTTCGGCGAGGCGAACGATCCAGAGGTTCAGGTAGTCGCGTTCCGCCGGGTAGTTCGTGCGGCCCTGGACCACGACGAACCCGTCGTCCTCGTGCACGATGCGCCAGTCGAACGCCCAACTCCCCTTCTCGTCGAGGTCGGCGAGCCAGCCCGTGACGATGGCGTTGCGGCCCGTTCGCGGTTCGGAGTCGGGACTCGTCAGGTAGCGGGCGTCATCGGTGAAGAGCGCCCCGATCTCGGCCGGATCGTTCGACTCCCACGCCGCGACGTATCCCGCGACCCATTCGGCACCTCTGCTCGCCATGGCTCCGTTCTAGCCCTGTGCGGGTGGAGCGTCAAGGCCGCAGCGCGGGCGACGGGGTCAGCCGACGACGCGCCGGCCCTCGAACGCGCGGCCGAGCGTCACCTCGTCGGCGTACTCGAGGTCGCCGCCGACCGGGAGGCCGGAGGCGAGGCGCGTGACGCGGATCTCGAGGGTGGAGAGCAGCCGACTCAGATAGGTCGCAGTCGCCTCGCCCTCGAGGTTCGGGTCGGTGGCGATGATGACCTCGGTCACGGTCGCGTCGGCGAGTCGCTGCATCAGCTGGCGGATGCGGAGCTCGTCGGGACCGATGCCGTCGATCGGGCTGATCGCACCGCCGAGCACGTGGTAGAGCCCGCGGAACTCGCGGGTGCGCTCGATCGCGACGACGTCTTTGGCCTCTTCGACGACGCAGATGAGTGCGGGGTCACGACGCGGGTCGCGGCAGATGCCGCACGTCGCCTCTTCGGAGACGTTGCCGCAGATCTCGCAGAAGCGCACCTTGTCGCGGATCTGCATGAGGATCTCGGCGAGCCTGCTGACGTCGAAGTGCTCGGTCTGCACGATATGGAACGCGATGCGCTGAGCCGACTTGGGCCCGATGCCGGGCAGGCGACCGAGCTCGTCGATCAGTTCTTGGACGATGCCTTCGTACATGATCAGCCACGCTCCCCGAAGCCGGGTCGCTGCGGCGCTTCGACCTCTTCGAGGAAGGTCGCACCGAGCACCTCGCGCACGACGGCCTCGCCGTATCGCTGGATGCCCCCGTCATTGCCCGCCGTGGTCGGCTGCGGACGGTTCGTGCGCGCGGTGGCGCGGGCGGATGCGGGAGCCGCCGCCGGTGCGGCGGCTGCGGGCGCGGATGCCTCGACGATCACTTCGGGCTCGGGCCCCGGGTCGAAGGGCGGCTCCTCGTCTTCGGGCGGCGCGTCGGCGTCGTCGGGCAGCGGGGCGACGTCGACGCGAGCGGATGCCTCGGGTGCGACCGTCGGTGCGTCAGGGGCGCCCTGCGCCGACGACCCGGCCTGCGGCCGCTCGATCACGGCGGTCGCGGTGCCGGTGCCCGACGACGCCGACTCGGCACCGGCGACCGGGTCGCGTGGGATCGCCACGGTCGCCCACGAGTCCACCGGTCCGGTGGGGGCGGCGGAGGTCTGTGCTCGGGCAGGAGCCGCCGCCGCTGACGCCGAGGGCTGCGACGACGCCGCGGGCGCGGTGGTCGCGGAGGCCTCGGACACGGATGACGACGGCCGAGCCGTCGACGATTCGGGCGGCGCACCGGCAGACGACCCGCGTGCCTCGACGGAGGTCTGCGGCTCTGCCGGCGCGGGCGGAGTCGCCGGCGCCGGCGGTGCGGCGGCCGGGGAGCCGCCGGGCCCGTCGACCCTCGCGACGAACTTCACCCGCACGCCGAGCACCTCGACGATCGCACCGCGCAGCAGCTCGCTGACGCTCTGACCAGGGGCGCCACCGCGGAAGCCCGCGACGTCGTGCTCGCTGGGGAAGGTGAGCACGAGCACGTCGTCGTCGCGGAAGTCGCGCACCTGCGCCGTGAAGGCCACCATCCACGCGCTGCGCTTCGTGCGCTGAAGCGACGAGAGCACCTCGGGCCATGCGTCGCGGACCTGCTGGAGCGTCACCGGTCCGACGGGTTTCGCGGGCGTTGCCGGCGCGGGCGCCGCGGTCTCGGGCACCACGACCTCGGCCATCGCGGGCGGTGCCGTCGACGGCCGGGAATCAGCCACGGGCGCCGCCGTCGGCGCAGCATCGACGGGCGCCGCGGTCGCCGCCGGCGATGCCGGCACCGGGGCCGCGACGCGCTCCGTCTCGACCCGGAGTGCCGGAGCGGCCGCCTCGGGGCGCGCGACCGGGCGCGACTCGGATGCCGCGGGGATCGACCCGGCGGCATCGACCACGCCGACCCGCCGTTCGAGCCGCTCGACGCGCACGAGCGCACCCCGCTCGGTGTCGTCGGCCGCGGGCACGAGCACCCGCGCGAGCATGAGCTCGAGGTGCAGGCGCGGCGAGGTGGCACCGGTCATCTCGGTGAGGGTCTGGTTGACGAGGTCGGCGACCCGCGACAGCTCGGCCTGGCCGAACGCGGCGGCCTGTGCCGCCATGCGGGCGAGCTCGTCTTCGGGCACTCCGCGAAGCACCGCGGCGGCCGTCTCGGGCGAGGAGGCCGCGACGACGA
The sequence above is a segment of the Agromyces hippuratus genome. Coding sequences within it:
- a CDS encoding alanine racemase, translating into MPLQTRLAALADDRLSAADKGLPARADGLTVREFLATEPALAEFWTPLLALDERALAHNASVIQDWCDDRGLELMPHGKTTMAPALWQLQLDAGATGLTLATPGQVRTARSFGIASIMIANTLVAPAALAFIAGELADPDFAFRSWVDSVETVEAMEHGLAGLALPRPIDVLVELGGAGGRTGARGVDEAVRIAERVAASPVLRLAGTAGYEGSLGHDRSPAVLDAVRGYLAEMLAVHAAVRGLADGELIVTAGGSAYLELVAEVFAPAIAEEGTGTRWILRSGASLLHDDGFYHGISPIDGELTPAMRGYARVVSHPEPGLALLDGGKRDFPYDEGLPVPFGVAEAPSAVERQLAGASVTALNDQHAYLRADGPLDLAIGEVVSLGLSHPCTAFDKWRLIPVVEGGGSDRVVALVRTFF
- a CDS encoding N-acyl-D-amino-acid deacylase family protein; this encodes MSILIRDVIVVDADGVGAEASDVLVDGERIARIAPAGSVDTGDAHLVDGRGRLLMPGFVDAHSHADGALFDSDVQLALLRQGVTTVIGGQDGVSYAPGDGAYATEYFAAINGGHPGYRGGGVAALLAAYDGATAVNAGTLVPAGTVRFVVSGRSTDAASPAELARMRALVAEGLADGALGLSTGLDYVPGIFADTEELAALAAPVAEVGAVYVSHMRGGYEANSAAGIAEVAAIARSSGARVHVSHFHAEPHLVRELVAELDLAGVDATFDAYPYTRGCSILAMPILPATLTVQPTADVVAELADPAARARLRREWFPTITRSASLGPEWPSMLTLAHVAAPEYDWAHGLTIAQGAAEASARSGTSIDAIDFALDVLVASRLEVGAVMAVQHERSDTGLAEILSHPAAIGGSDGIFIGRHPHPRARGSFARFLSMLVREQAALGWADAAALVSSRAAARFGLGDRGAVREGRIADLVLVDPDAVRATASYGEPLGLAVGIDDVLVAGVPVLAGGALTGATPGRGIRRSPGAAALGPGPLMSHRTADIPGPVVHEWSRGIEAEEQEA
- a CDS encoding nuclear transport factor 2 family protein, translated to MASRGAEWVAGYVAAWESNDPAEIGALFTDDARYLTSPDSEPRTGRNAIVTGWLADLDEKGSWAFDWRIVHEDDGFVVVQGRTNYPAERDYLNLWIVRLAEDGRATEFTEWYMPRSHKG
- a CDS encoding DNA polymerase III subunit gamma and tau, whose protein sequence is MVTALYRRYRPETFAEMIGQSQVTEPLMTALRTDRVNHAYLFSGPRGCGKTTSARILARCLNCAEGPTDVPCGVCPSCVELARGGGGSLDVVEIDAASHNGVDDARDLRERAVFAPARDRFKIFILDEAHMVTPQGFNALLKLVEEPPEHIKFIFATTEPDKVLGTIRSRTHHYPFRLVPPGPMLEYVQQLCTEEGVEVAPGVLPLVVRAGGGSPRDTLSLLDQLIAGSDGPTIDYERAVALLGYTHGALLDEVVDAIGAGDAAGAFAAADRVVQTGQDPRRFVEDLLERLRDLIVVAASSPETAAAVLRGVPEDELARMAAQAAAFGQAELSRVADLVNQTLTEMTGATSPRLHLELMLARVLVPAADDTERGALVRVERLERRVGVVDAAGSIPAASESRPVARPEAAAPALRVETERVAAPVPASPAATAAPVDAAPTAAPVADSRPSTAPPAMAEVVVPETAAPAPATPAKPVGPVTLQQVRDAWPEVLSSLQRTKRSAWMVAFTAQVRDFRDDDVLVLTFPSEHDVAGFRGGAPGQSVSELLRGAIVEVLGVRVKFVARVDGPGGSPAAAPPAPATPPAPAEPQTSVEARGSSAGAPPESSTARPSSSVSEASATTAPAASSQPSASAAAAPARAQTSAAPTGPVDSWATVAIPRDPVAGAESASSGTGTATAVIERPQAGSSAQGAPDAPTVAPEASARVDVAPLPDDADAPPEDEEPPFDPGPEPEVIVEASAPAAAAPAAAPASARATARTNRPQPTTAGNDGGIQRYGEAVVREVLGATFLEEVEAPQRPGFGERG
- a CDS encoding IclR family transcriptional regulator; the encoded protein is MSQSVKRAARIIDAIAADPRTVAELAEAFELHRSTMFRELQALEEVGWVRRRASGRYTLGTRLAALSKEALDSLDLREAGAEHVRRLQRRTGNTVHLAALMDRSIVYVDKAEDESGVRMYSRIGRAVIPNCSAVGKAILADLDRAGRDAVLAGVTWERYTELTITTRERLDRELALVRSRGWAADDREFEDFVNCIAVPIRSSLGIVGALSVTAIRMVADLDRLRAHLPAMRETADAIARELG
- a CDS encoding RidA family protein — encoded protein: MSKIAVTLSNAPKPAGPYSHGVVANGFLYTAGFGPQDPATGEVVPGGAAEQTRQVLRNIGAVLAEYDLSFDDVVKVTAHLEDLADFAEYNGAYAEFFTEPYPVRTTVGSRLANILVEIDVVAAIPQG
- a CDS encoding aspartate-semialdehyde dehydrogenase, which encodes MGNTNGVNIGVVGATGQVGAVVRRLLEERDFPVASIRYFASARSAGTTLPWKGEEIVVEDASTADPSGLDLAIFSAGATLSKAQAPRFAAAGVTVIDNSSGWRMDPDVPLVVSEVNPHAIDQAVKGIIANPNCTTMAAMPVLKVLHDEAGLERLIVSTYQAVSGAGLAGGEELLEQTRAAVAQDAIGLVQDGAAVEFPTAEKFPRTIAFDVIPLAGSIVDDGDLETDEEKKLRNESRKILELPGLRVAGTCVRVPVFTGHSLSLHVEFANEITPERATELLAAAPGVELSDVPTPLQAAGTDPSYVGRIRQDQSAPEGKGLVLFVSNDNLRKGAALNAVQIAELVAAKLPAAV
- the recR gene encoding recombination mediator RecR, with the protein product MYEGIVQELIDELGRLPGIGPKSAQRIAFHIVQTEHFDVSRLAEILMQIRDKVRFCEICGNVSEEATCGICRDPRRDPALICVVEEAKDVVAIERTREFRGLYHVLGGAISPIDGIGPDELRIRQLMQRLADATVTEVIIATDPNLEGEATATYLSRLLSTLEIRVTRLASGLPVGGDLEYADEVTLGRAFEGRRVVG
- a CDS encoding aspartate kinase → MSLIVQKFGGSSVADAESIKRVAKRIVETRKAGNDVVVAVSAMGDSTDELLDLANEVTPLPAPRELDMLLSAGERISMALLAMAIKGMGHEARSFTGSQAGMITDATHGAARIVDVTPVRLREALDDGAIVIVAGFQGFNRDTRDITTLGRGGSDTTAVALAAALDADVCEIYTDVDGVFTSDPRIVKKARKLDRITSEEMLELAASGAKVLHIRAVEYARRHGVTLHVRSSFNNSEGTIVYDPARLPEGEAVEESVIAGVAVDLTEAKITVVGVPDKPGVAAKIFKIVAGTNANVDMIVQNVSAASTGRTDISFTLPKSDGERALTALAGAQEAIGFLSLQYDDQIGKLSLVGAAMRSAAGVSARLFEALYTAGINIEMISTSEIRISVVTRADSVHAAARAVHSAFELDGDDDAVVHGGTGR